In Mugil cephalus isolate CIBA_MC_2020 chromosome 19, CIBA_Mcephalus_1.1, whole genome shotgun sequence, the genomic stretch agctccacGTGGTTCATGACATCACTTTACTctctgatttaaaataaatatgtcacaGACAGATGATCAGATCAGGACAAACCTCGTCCTCTGTTTGTTCCTGTGTCTGTCTCAttgtaaagaaataataataataataataacaataataataataatgataataataagaataatgtgatgatgatgatgatgatgatgatgaaggtgaaggtgaaggtgatgatgatgaaggtgatgatgataataatgatgatgatgatgataataatgataatgatgaagatgaagatgatgatggtgataataataatgatgatgatgatgatgatgatgataataatgatgatgatgatgataataatgataatgatgaaggtggtgatgatgatgatgatgatgataaagatgaagatgatgaagatgatgataatgacgatgataataatgatgatgatgatgacaataatgataataaaggtgatgatgatgatgatgatgaagatgatgaagatgatgatgaagatgtgcCGTGTGGTTCCAGGGCCTTGCCCAGCTGGAGATCCTATGTAAGCAGCTTTATGAGACGACGGACACGGCCGTCAGACACCAGGCAGAGAAAGCTCTGGTGGAGTTCACCAACAGCCCCGACTGTCTCAGTAAATGTCAGCTGCTCCTGGAGAGAGGCAGCGTGAGTAGTTCATCCAACACCTTGATCAAAATCAAACAAGCTCATTTAAAAGTTTAGCTCAATGAGTTTATTTTCAATgttacaaacatttgtttttttaaatcatggactttaatgattaatttacatgtatgtttaattttctctttataACCTTTAATCCTCCTGCCGtgtcgttgttgttgctccTCAGTCGTCTTATTCCCAGCTGCTTGCAGCCACATGTTTGTCTAAACTCGTGTCCCGGACCAGCAACCCTCTGCCCCTGGAGCAACGCATCGACATCCGTGAGTACGACACGTCCACCCTGGAGCTACACAACCTGGCCCCCGCCATGCAAGATATTCTCTAATCTCTGGGGAAATAAAATCAACCAGGGAGAAAAATGATTCATataaaagaagatgatgaagatgaagatttAATTCTAATATTAacttaataatataaatataaacttgACGTCATCATCATTAATATTGTGTTATAATGACGTTGATGTTGGTTCATCCAGGGAACTATGTGCTGAACTATCTGGCCACGCGGCCCAAGCTGGCGGCGTTCGTGACCCAGGCTCTGATCCAGCTCTACGCCAGGATCACCAAGCTGGGCTGGTTCGACTGCCAGAAAGACGACTACGTCTTCAGGAACGTCATCGCAGACGTCACCCGTTTCCTACAGGTGAGAAACGCCAGGACCCCGGTCCATCCTGGACCTGGTCCAGCTGGACCTGGTTCACCTAGGACCGGTCAGTGGACCTTTTAACCCAGGTTTCCCACGGTGACCACCCAGGTCCGGGTCGTGAACCAGGTGGACCAGGTCCTGAGCTGCTTGTGGCTGAGAACTAACAGTTGGGCTTTAACGGTCTTTGCAGGACAGCGTGGAGCACTGCATCATAGGAGTCACCATCCTGTCCCAGCTGACCAATGAGATCAACCAGGTacgtcttcatcttcatcatcttcatcatctgaTCAAATCTAATGAGTGTGAGGCTGCAGGTCCTggacttcttcctctttgtcctcttccttttcatcttcctctcttttctttccttcttcctcctcatctttttcctcctcctcttttattttttgatgttgGTTCATGTCAGAGCTAAAATAAATGACCAGCGATTGAAGATGATTCTTGGCTCATAGTGACATTTATTAACTCTTATTATTATCGTCTTCAGGCCGACACGACGCACCCTCTGACCAAACATAGGAAGATCGCCTCATCATTCAGAGATTCCTCCCTCTTCGACATTTTCACTCTTTCCTGCAACCTCCTCAAACAGGTTTGTTTCCTGTCGtcctctcatcatcatcatcagcgtGAATAAGGACCAGACCTGAGAGGAACCGTCCGTCCAGGCTGAGTTTAGATGATTCCTTTGTGCTGCAGCTAGAGACCAGATCACATCTAGATTTAAATGCAGGGATTCATTCCTTCCTTCAGGTTAATGTCAGATCTGATACTGGTTCATGAGATGATTTCAAGTAAATCTGCCTTCTCcggatttaaaaagtctgagaAACGAGtgggatggaggaggtggaggagagttAAACAGATCCATGAGGAGCTGATGAAGAATAAAGTCTGAGGCCGTGacgtcttgtttttttgttttcaggctTCGGGGaagaacctgaacctgaacgaTGAATCCCAGCACGGCCTCCTGATGCAGCTCCTCAAACTCAGCTACAATTGCCTCAACTACGACTTTATAGGAACTTCCACGGACGAGTCGTCGGACGACCTGTGCACCGTTCAGATCCCCACGTCGTGGAGATCAGGTATCGGCTCAGACATCCTCCCCGACGTCCGGACTCCCACAGGAACCGACTCTAACCTTAAATCTCTTCTCTCCTGCAGCGTTCCTCGATTCCTCCACCCTGCAGCTGTTTTTCAATTTATATCATTCCATCCCTCCGTCCCTTTCCCCGTTGGTAAGTGATTTATGCCTCTAtcgttcctctggtggtttatgggaaCAGCTTcatgagccaatcagagctcaggaCTGTGTCAGGTGACGTCATTATAGGAtccaaccaacacaacaacctgtTAAATTTAACTGTGTTAACtctgattcctccagaactaaaccacgtagagagattctgactgtagtgaCAGAAACGTCACAGACACAGACCATGAAGGGACGTTCAGTTACTGTGGTTACGTCCTAACAGGAGACGCTGTGTCCACATACGGAGacattcactttttatttatttatttatttattggttagTTTGTCAGGTACaatacacatgaataaatgatcaGTTGTAGAAATAATAAACCATAAATGAGCCAAAATTAACCAACAGACTTCAGGAAAAACTCTTCAACACATTATAGAGTAAAgagtgaacatttaaaaacatttaaaaagtgttaaaatctCTGATAATGACGTCAAACATGAGTTATCAGCTCCACTTTCAGGAGACGGTGACTAGAGCTCTGAACTTGTCCCAATATGTTCAGTATGAGTGCATTTAAACCTTCTTCACATCTACTGATTattataatgttaaaataaattgagGCTGTTTAAGTTCCACTAATTGTAAATGAACCGAGAACTTGAATCAGACTAGAACTATTCACCAACATATGTGGATCAGAATCTTCTCCCTGATCTAAGATGAAGTTTTTATTCTCCTTAGAGACGACTAATCCTAAATGAACCCAGATAAAACCAGCTCTGGTCTTAATAGACACCGTCATGGTGTCATTGTGTAgtttcctgctgtgtgtgtgtgtgtgtgtgacttgtgtgtgtttgtgtgcaggtgttGTCGTGTCTAGTTCAGATCGCCTCCGTACGTCGGTCTCTGTTCAACAACGCAGAGCGAGCGAAGTTCCTCTCACACCTGGTGGACGGGGTCAAGAGGATATTAGCCAACCCCCAGGTACCGGACTCATTATGTAACGAagcgcacaaacacagacacaacaggtCCAGTCAGAGACGTTATGGAGCCACAGCGATTTCTAAAtacacatcatgtgtcacagaCCTTGTCCTGAATTAATGGACATAAACGTCCCTAATGAGGCTGAGTCTCACACGGCCCTGTGGTGGAAAGGactgatgtgttgttgtgttgttgtttgtttgtttgtaacgtgtgtgtgtgtgtttcagtgtttgccTGATCCCAACAACTACCACGAGTTCTGCCGCCTGCTGGCGAGGCTGAAGAGCAACTACCAGCTGGGGGAGCTGGTCAAAGTGGAGAACTACCCCGAGGTCATCAGGCTCATCGCCAACTTCACCGTCACCAGTCTACAGGTGAGCCGGGGGGGAGGGGCCTGGGGGGAGGGGcctgggggagggaggggcctGGGGGGAGGGcctgggggagggaggggcctgggggaggggaggggcctggTTCAACAacacttataaaaaaaacacaacgtttCTAAAGTGAAATGAGTTCATGGAGCTGGTTCAGTatcagatgaagaggaagaatcCATCGATCCCAGAGAATAAATATTATTCAACTACAtatgtttctcctcctcctcctcctcctgcagtgaGGTCAGGTGTGGTGGTGCGTTCAATGCTCCCAGATCGTAGGATTTAACAGCTACTAACTGAATCCAGACTATCTTCATGTGTCTTCATGTATTTGTCTGTTAGTCTTTAATGTGGTCCAGAGGGAACCGGAGTCTCTGGGTACAGGCCATTAGAGGACATCACCTTTAGTTTATCTGAACCacaggaccaggtcccaggtagaactgGTCCTGTGTTCATGGGGGGCTTCTCTTCTGAGTCTTCCTGAAGGagtcatgtctcatgtctcatgtctctcgTGTCTCTCGTGTCTCTCATGTCTCTGTTGTCTTTCAGCACTGGGAATTCGCCCCCAACAGCGTCCACTACCTGCTGAGTCTATGGCAGCGTCTGGCGGCGTCCGTCCCCTACGTCAAAGCCACCGAGCCTCATCTACTGGAGACCTACACCCCCGAGGTCACCAAGGCCTACATCACGTCACGGCTCGAGTCGGTCCACGTCATCCTCAGGTCAGAACCAGCCCCACGGCCTCTGtagataaaacaaataaaataaaacctcaaataacaataaataaataaaataaagcctcaaataagaataaacaaataaaataaaacctcaaataacgataaataaataaaataaaacctcaaataacgataaataaataaaataaaacctcaaataacgataaacaaataaaataaaacctcaaataacaataaatagataaaataaaacctcaaataacaataaatagataaaataaaacctcaaataagaataaagaaataaaataaaacctcaaataagaataaacaaataaaataaaacctcaaattagaataaagaaataaaataaaacctcaaataagaataaagaaataaaataaaacctcaaataacaataaatagataaaataaaacctcaaataagaataaataaataaaataaaacctcaaataacaataaagaaataaataaaacaaaaatctctaagaacaaacaaataaaatgaaacctcaaataaaaataaatggataaaataaaaccttaaataaaataaataaactctcaaatagaaataaataaaataaaaaatctaaaataagaataaatgaataaaatacaatttcaaataaaaataagtagaTGAATTTCAAGTAGCGATGAATAAAAATCTCTGTAacgatgaattaattaaatatcaagaaagcaataaataaaatgaattaaaatctctaacaataaatgaataaaatgaattaaaatctctaacaataaataaataaaatgaattaaaatttcaacaataaataaataaaataaaatttcaattcaaaatataaataaaataaaatgtcaaatacgtcaaatgcaattttaaaaagcaataaattCTCAAATaacgataaataaatacaatttaaaaaaaatcacatagcagaaatacataataaaacacaccaaaacacaattaaaatgattaaaactcTAATGTATATTATAAGATTTAAAGAGCATTAGTCTCCTGATCTAAACTTTTGCAGAAGTAAACTGTTGATTGGACCTCGGCCGTGGTTCCCGGTGATAAATGTTGTCCTGTCCCCCTCAGAGACGGGCTGGAGGACCCTCTGGACGATGCCGGcctggtgcagcagcagctggaccAGCTGTCCACCATCGGCCGCTGTGAGTACGAGAAGACGTGTGCTCTGCTGGTGCAGCTGTTCGACCAGGCGGCTCAGACgtaccaggagctgctgcagtCCACCAACTCCAGCGCCGCCGACATCACGGTGCAGGAGGGTGAGTCACACAAAGACCAACCGGGAGCTCGGGGACGCGGCGTAGAGACGGTAAATAAACGTCCCCTCTGTCTGCAGGGAGGCTCACGTGGCTGGTTTATATCATCGGGGCCGTGATCGGCGGACGGGTGTCGTTCGCCAGCACAGACGAGCAGGACGCCATGGACGGAGAGTTAGTCTGTCGGTAAGAGGAGCTGGAGACGGGTCCACGTAGAACGATGCACAATTTAATACCTGGAGACAGTACGTAGTAAAAATAAGGTAGAgcagtagaaataaataaaaaaagacaacaggacTTGGATGtttagagaagacgtttcatctgagttTCTTCTCCAGTTCTAAGAGTCTGGAGGGACGTTGGTGGAAACTTGCTGGACTTgagtttctgatgttttttttactcacagagtttcttatttaaacctcaaacgtCCTcaagtcccttagaactgaagaacatACTCAGACAAAATGTCTTTCATGTCCAGCTGACTTTAAAACGTTTTGGATCAATAATACAGTGGAACTTAAGTCCATTTCAGGCTCAGAGTGGGTCAGAGTGGATCATACTGGATCAGAGTGGATCAGAGTGGGTCATAGTGGATCAGAGTGGGTCATAGTGGATCAGAGTGGGTCAGAGTGGGTCAGAGTGGATCATAGTGGATCTTAGTGGGTCATAGTGGATCATAGTGGATCTTAGTGGGTCAGAGTGGGTCATAGTGGGACATAGTGGGACatagtggatggatggagataAAAACTCAGACTGAGgagtcataatgttttggctcttCTGTGTTTCCTCAGAACTAAAGTCTAAATGTGAAAAGTCCTAATTTCATCCCAAGAAgagttttttgttattatttctggAGGTTGTCGTGGACTCTTCTCTACctgctggtgtgtttgtggCTTTATCCACAGGAACTAGTTTAACCTCAGTGTAATATGTGTAATAATCCTGATCCTTTATAAAATAACATCACGCCACTAATCACCAGCCTCATTTCTCCTAATGACACAGACGTCCTGAATAAACATGGAGGAGTTTTATAAAAGGATTATTctaagagtttatttattttattttgtctcccTGGTTCTCATCAGTTTTTagatgcagtttaatgtctgattttactgtgaaataaaagcatcgaccaaataaacaaataaatcatggaatcaatatatagcCCAGATTATATTCTATATTCTCTCTTTCCGTCTTTCTAAAGATGTAAATCATATATATGTCAGAGAGTCCTTGTACGGTTCTTTCCTTCCTGTGAAACCGGCTCCGTGGGGTTAAAGTCTGGAGCCACGGCTCcgtgtttttatcctgaggtggTTCTGGTAGAGTTTGGGCCGAAGCGTTGGGTCATTATGTTGGTGTAGGATGAAGCAGCTGTACCAGAGGAGGCGGTGGCCGGGTCTGAAGCCGGTGTGTTGTGTTCTCCAGGGTGCTCCAGCTGATGAACCTGACGGACTCTCGACTCGCTCAGGCCGGGAACGAGCGTCTGGAGCTGGCCATGCTCAGCTTCTTCGAACAGTTCAGAAAGATCTACATCGGCGACCAGGTGCAGAAATCATCAAAGGTACGGACGTCCTGGGGTTAACCCAGCCTGGCTTCATTTAACactgaggggaggaggagggggggtgatgGGAATCAGCTGACTGTTGCACTTTGCATAGAGCCAGAGGTTGAAGTGTCTCCAGCCTTTATTCTGACTGAcctgtcttctctctgttcGGGACAGAAACTGCAAAATGTGAACGTCCCAGATAAGTGTTGGAAAGTAAACTGTGTTGTTGGTGTTAGCCCCCCCTCATCcttatcccccccccccgtcctaCACTACATCACCGTGGtgtttaaccctctggagtcgacCTATAGATACTAGTTTTTAACAAGTATAACTAGACCAGTAAAACTAGACTTTCTGAAATAACTGAGTCTTTCTCAAGGacagctagcaagaggagagggCTAGAGAGGATgatggagctgcaggaggaggagctgtaGGAGGAGAAGCTTAcgggaggagagagctagcaagagggtAGAgaagctagcaggaggagagagctagcaggaggagagagctacgCAGAGCAggggagagagctagcaggaggagtagagagctagcagagagagagaggaggctagcaagaggagagagctagcaggaggagagagctagcaagaggagagagctagcaggaggagagagctagcagaggagaagctagcaggaggagagagctagcaagaggagagagctagcaggaggagagagctagcaggaggagggagctagcaggaggagagagctagcaagaggagagagctagcaggaggagagagctagcaggaggagggagctagcaggaggagagagctagcaggaggagggagctaaccagaggagagagctagcaggaggagagagctgccagctacacatgatagaaagaaacaacatgacagcctctttcctattggtggaaacatgcatccatcaaccaatcaggacatgatgtgtcagtggttgctaagcaacagtgaggctatattcagtctatggagacaggagacagtttagagacattcagacattattactggttggacacctggtagttgtggacatggtcctaaatagttttaatggaaatagttgtaaataactaaatgtgttgatcagctttagaaatgtccaggttagatttacattctaagttctagaaatggttggttcaacatgtttgtggttttctaacttgttcctcctggttctgatggttctagtctggttttagctccaacgtgttcacacagtttgacagaatgaaacaaTAAGTGTAAAGTcagactctggactccagagggttaaaccAGGATGTGTTGGTAGAAGTAGCATCAGCACAGAAACGTCCCAGTAACCTGGAAGCCAGAGTCAGGaccagattaaataaataaaaaatattagaGTTTTTTTTAGTCTTCAGGAAGAACAGAAGATTATTTTATCAGGTTCTGGGAAACTTTAGTGGATCGATGTTAGTGGAGCTGTGACTGTGGGTCGGTTTAATGACGGACTGAACCGTAGCATCATACAAGGAACGTCACTTTAAAGGGAAACAGGTTctgttcaggtccaggtccaggtccaggtcctggtcctggtcctggtcctggtccaggtccagttACAGGTCTAGATGAGTCTCGGGTCATTATCAGACTCCAGTCATGTGACCTCCAGACCTTTAGACCAGTGTTTGGTGGTTTATTCAGAATAACCAGTGGGTTGGTGACACGTGGACCTGATGCAGCCGGAGATGAGACGTTTTCTAAGAgtcgtgtctgtgtttgtttcagctttatCGGCGACTATCAGAGGTTCTGGGGCTGAACGACGAGACGATGGTACTCAGCGTCTTTATCGGGAAAATGTGAGTAACCACGAACTTCCTTTATCTGCTTCACTCTGAAGACGTTAATCTGATAACGTTCGAAGGAAATCCAGCTTCATTCAACTTCACTCACCCACAAGGGAAATAACGTGGCCACAGTAGATTagttacacaaaaacacagcgagtaaaaagaaaaactggtgtaagacatttataaataaataaataaatacctagaaatgaataaattaaatatatgaaatgaaaatgtgtaacTTAAATGGATACAACAgatttaataacaaaaaataaatatatgacgtagagatgaatgaaataaatacataaaatagaaatgagtgaaataaatatatgaaattgAAATGATACTATAAAtcttaaaatgataaatatgtaaaatatcgaaatcaataaaatgacacaaacaaaatttgcttatgtacaaatatacaagaTACAGcagtaaatatacactatatacatgTATAAGATGGATAAATGATGAGGGGCAGTAATATGGATGGAAAAGCACCATTTAACTTAAATAGAAAAcatcttaaagaaaaacaaaaagtttaatTTAGCTTCTGACCTCTGAGCCATCATCGGATGGATGCGGTTGCCATGGAGTGTTctcgtctccatggaaacatgTGATTCTGGGTGTCTCGGTACCAAAGCGTCCGAGCGCCGTCaccaaatgaataaataaataatacaataaatgttttgtgtgtttcagcatCACAAACTTGAAGTACTGGGGCCAGTGTGAACCAATCACCTCCAAGACACTCCAGCTCCTCAACGACCTCTCCTTAGGATATCCTTCACCCGCTGCTGGTTCTCATCACTGCAACTAACAATGATTCATTACAAACACTGGATGAAGTAAATCTGGTGACACTGGAGAagctccacccacagactagaggggcggagctttgttttattgaccagtctgtgtgtgttggtggaagTTAAACCAGATGTTTAGCTTCGTTAACTCTGGTCTGTAATCAGAGAACatctgtgtttcctccttaaCTTCACGCTTGTTCACGTACAGCAGCGTCAGGAAACTGGTGAAGCTCAGCGCTGTCCAGTTCATGTTGAATAACCACACGGTGAGTGTTTCACGTCCGGCTTCATTCCAGCTCCACATGCAGCTCGAATGTGTTTCATTCTgtttatgtaaaacaaaatcaaatctaAGGAGTTAAAAGCATCAAGCACATCCCAGCTTCTGtcgctcttcctagcctcccagctaacagtaacacatcctagcctcccagctaacggtaacacatcctagcctcccagctaacagtaacacatcctagcctcccagctaacagtaacacatcctagcctcccagctaacagtaacgcatcctagcctcccagctaactaacacatcctagcctcccagctaacggtaacacatcctagcctcccagctagcagtaacacatcctagcctcccagctaacagtaacgcatcctagcctcccagctaactaacacatcctagcctcccagctaactaacacatcctagcctcccagctaacagtaacgcatcctagcctcccagctaacagtaacacatcctagcctcccagctaacagtagcttgtcctagcctcccagtttaCAGTAGCTTGTCCTAGAttaccagctaacagtagc encodes the following:
- the xpo7 gene encoding LOW QUALITY PROTEIN: exportin-7 (The sequence of the model RefSeq protein was modified relative to this genomic sequence to represent the inferred CDS: inserted 1 base in 1 codon); this encodes MGLGRCQRPPLGALLSLPIAISGGVRGAXKWRKMADHVQGLAQLEILCKQLYETTDTAVRHQAEKALVEFTNSPDCLSKCQLLLERGSSSYSQLLAATCLSKLVSRTSNPLPLEQRIDIRNYVLNYLATRPKLAAFVTQALIQLYARITKLGWFDCQKDDYVFRNVIADVTRFLQDSVEHCIIGVTILSQLTNEINQADTTHPLTKHRKIASSFRDSSLFDIFTLSCNLLKQASGKNLNLNDESQHGLLMQLLKLSYNCLNYDFIGTSTDESSDDLCTVQIPTSWRSAFLDSSTLQLFFNLYHSIPPSLSPLVLSCLVQIASVRRSLFNNAERAKFLSHLVDGVKRILANPQCLPDPNNYHEFCRLLARLKSNYQLGELVKVENYPEVIRLIANFTVTSLQHWEFAPNSVHYLLSLWQRLAASVPYVKATEPHLLETYTPEVTKAYITSRLESVHVILRDGLEDPLDDAGLVQQQLDQLSTIGRCEYEKTCALLVQLFDQAAQTYQELLQSTNSSAADITVQEGRLTWLVYIIGAVIGGRVSFASTDEQDAMDGELVCRVLQLMNLTDSRLAQAGNERLELAMLSFFEQFRKIYIGDQVQKSSKLYRRLSEVLGLNDETMVLSVFIGKIITNLKYWGQCEPITSKTLQLLNDLSLGYSSVRKLVKLSAVQFMLNNHTSEHFSFLGVNNQSNLSDMRCRTTFYTALGRLLMVDLGEDEDQFEQFMLPLTAAFETVAQMLSTNTFNEQEAKRTLVGLVRDLRGIAFAFNAKTSFMMLFDWIYPAYMPILQRAIELWYHDPACTTPVLKLMAELVHNRSQRLQFDVSSPNGILLFRETSKMITTYGNRILTLGEVPKDQVYGVKLKGVSVCFAMLKAVLSGNYVNFGVFRLYGDDALDNALQTFIKLLLSIPHSDLLDYPKLSQSFYSLLEVLTQDHMNFIASLEPHVVMYILSSISEGLTALDTMVCTGCCSSLDHIVTYLFKQLSRSTKKRPTPMATDDRFLHIMQQHPEMIQQMLSTVLNIIIFEDCRNQWSMSRPLLGLILLNEKYFADLRNSIVNSQPPEKQQAMHLCFENLMEGIERNLLTKNRDRFTQNLSVFRREVNDSMKNSTYGVNSNDMMS